A single Dreissena polymorpha isolate Duluth1 chromosome 14, UMN_Dpol_1.0, whole genome shotgun sequence DNA region contains:
- the LOC127857843 gene encoding kinesin-like protein KIF9 isoform X1 — protein MYSPSKYSRVSSNLSQGTQASHAGKSKRVQVWARIRPTAIFAQDNLELLPDGKSVNVHVTKDGRKGVVNNQIQDYSFKLDGIFHNSTQDQVFDTVASGIVTSALDGYNGTLMCYGQTGAGKTFTMCGATESYQHRGLIPRSISQLFKEIEDRPEFAITCRVSYLEIYNETMFDLLSTLPESWSQLNEGQPMTISENEDGIYVKGLSCHLVQNEEEALNLLFEGETNRAIAAHTLNARSSRSHCIFTIYIETRSRVQSNARYTVSKLNFVDLAGSERLGKTKSEGKTQQEAMYINKSLTFLEQVIVALADRRREHIPFRQSKLTHCLKDSIGGSSNTLLVANIWGEAGQVEETVSTMRFAIRMMCVSSEPTINEVYDPAVLVKKLQKEINHLKNELAMHDTLTNRSLITYDPLSEQQKFEIRQQVRRYVAGNLDEIDVINLRQIQGTFEAFRDIYQQMEKDIEERLRQKYALIDRTDPSAIQAAQQRASRKHRPSDVPVTSSEVTIAAGIPITDDGQLVGEPDGQSFGVGVAPRSARAEPSSVVQLKKKEDEKKKKEKASKGTRSPVAGRTSPAASAGKGERDVKSPHTPQEREKRDEEDRTTPTSSAGGSRAEKPTRPSTPPNRAKAFEEFKQEKGSEINRILVENKEILTAKKKKYTELARAINSTKVDIDVTRSKLDQLKDDREAAGPTYNEDGDIVISEAEFLEIKKLKDLKQAYRNDFDELKNLKAEVQYCQRLVDQCRQRLIQEFDNWYAESFLNQSEDVQSSVAAGHGVRPGIFIPYNPNAMVEDEQEKFDRLQMELLMNDPDSTAFYNAQMRTQRRKTYEEAMSQSQPAYRRAPGTPTMAIRNKPPTMLQMSH, from the exons ATGTACAGCCCGTCCAAGTATAGTCGGGTGAGCTCGAACCTGAGTCAGGGTACTCAAGCCAGTCACGCGGGCAAAAGCAAGAGGGTACAGGTGTGGGCAAGGATCCGTCCTACAGCCATCTTTGCACAAGATAACCTTGAGCTGCTACCTGATGGCAAG AGTGTAAATGTGCATGTCACAAAAGATGGCCGCAAAGGCGTGGTGAACAACCAGATTCAGGACTACTCATTTAAACTTGATGGCATCTTCCATAACTCCACCCAGGATCAAGTGTTTGATACCGTGGCCTCTGGTATAGTGACCTCTGCCCTGGACGGCTATAATG gGACCTTGATGTGTTACGGTCAGACTGGTGCAGGTAAGACCTTTACCATGTGTGGTGCAACAGAGAGTTACCAGCACAGAGGACTGATTCCACGGTCTATCTCACAGCTATTCAAGGAAATCGAAGACAGACCAGAGTTTGCTATCACATGCAG AGTGTCGTACCTGGAGATATACAATGAGACGATGTTTGACCTACTTTCCACACTTCCCGAGTCCTGGAGTCAGCTGAACGAAGGTCAACCAATGACGATATCTGAGAATGAAGACGGTATTTACGTGAAGGGACTCTCGTGTCATCTGGTACAGAATGAAGAAGAGGCGCTTAATTTGCTCTTTGAG GGGGAGACAAACCGAGCCATTGCTGCGCACACACTGAATGCCAGGTCATCCCGGTCACACTGCATCTTCACAATCTACATAGAG ACTCGTTCACGAGTGCAGTCCAACGCCAGATACACGGTGTCCAAACTGAACTTTGTTGATCTGGCGGGCAGTGAAAGACTTGGAAAAACTAAG tcTGAGGGGAAAACCCAGCAAGAGGCCATGTATATCAACAAGTCATTGACCTTCCTGGAGCAAGTGATTGTGGCATTGGCAGACCGCCGCCGAGAACACATTCCATTCAGACAGTCCAAGCTGACACACTGTCTCAAAGACTCCATTGGAGGCAGCAGCAACACGCTTTTGGTCGCCAACATATGGGGTGAGGCAGGGCAGGTGGAAGAAACG GTGTCAACAATGCGGTTTGCCATCAGAATGATGTGTGTGTCCAGCGAACCCACAATCAATGAAGTGTACGACCCTGCA GTTTTGGTGAAGAAATTACAGAAAGAGATCAACCACTTGAAGAATGAGTTGGCGATGCATGACACATTG ACAAATCGTTCTCTGATTACGTATGATCCGCTCTCTGAACAACAGAAGTTTGAGATACGGCAACAGGTCCGCAGATATGTGGCTGGAAACTTGGATGAAATTGAC GTGATAAACTTACGGCAGATTCAAGGAACTTTCGAGGCATTTAGAGACATTTACCA ACAAATGGAGAAGGACATTGAGGAAAGGCTGAGACAGAAGTACGCTTTGATTGACCGCACTGACCCGTCAGCAATCCAGGCAGCCCAGCAG CGTGCTTCTCGTAAGCACAGACCCTCTGATGTACCGGTAACAAGCTCTGAGGTTACAATAGCA GCTGGTATCCCGATTACGGATGATGGACAGCTGGTGGGCGAGCCCGACGGTCAGAGTTTTGGCGTCGGCGTGGCACCAAGGTCAGCCCGTGCTGAACCCTCGTCTGTCGTTCAACTCAAGAAGAAGGAAGacgagaagaagaagaaggaaaAGGCAAGCAAGGGCACCagaag CCCGGTTGCAGGCCGTACCAGCCCGGCTGCCAGTGCGGGTAAGGGAGAGCGGGACGTCAAGAGCCCACACACCCCACAGGAGAGGGAGAAGAGGGACGAGGAGGACCGAACAACTCCCACGAGTTCTGCGGGAGGTTCACGGGCAGAGAAACCCACACGACCAAG TACCCCTCCAAACAGGGCTAAGGCATTCGAGGAATTCAAGCAAGAAAAGGGAAGCGAGATTAACAGAATCCTCGTAGAAAACAAAG AAATTCTAACTGCCAAGAAGAAGAAGTACACAGAGTTAGCGCGTGCTATTAATAGCACCAAGGTTGACATCGATGTGACGCGCTCAAAACTCGACCAACTGAAGGATGACCGAGAGGCAGCAG GTCCGACGTACAACGAGGACGGAGACATCGTCATCTCTGAGGCGGAATTCCTGGAAATCAAGAAACTGAAGGATCTGAAGCAGGCGTACAGAAACGACTTTGATGAACTCAAGAATCTTAAAGCCGAGGTCCAGTATTGCCAGCGATTGGTTGATCAGTGTCGCCAGAGGCTTATTCAAG AGTTTGACAACTGGTATGCAGAAAGCTTCTTGAACCAGTCAGAGGATGTCCAGTCCAGCGTGGCGGCTGGTCACGGCGTGAGACCTGGCATCTTCATCCCCTACAATCCCAATGCTATG GTTGAGGACGAACAAGAGAAGTTTGACCGTCTTCAGATGGAGCTGTTGATGAACGACCCAGACTCGACGGCATTCTACAACGCGCAAATGAGGACCCAACGTAGG AAAACATATGAGGAGGCCATGTCGCAATCTCAGCCTGCGTACCGCCGCGCGCCGGGCACACCGACAATGGCGATCAGAAACAAGCCACCCACCATGCTGCAGATGTCGCACTAG
- the LOC127857843 gene encoding kinesin-like protein KIF9 isoform X2 — MYSPSKYSRVSSNLSQGTQASHAGKSKRVQVWARIRPTAIFAQDNLELLPDGKSVNVHVTKDGRKGVVNNQIQDYSFKLDGIFHNSTQDQVFDTVASGIVTSALDGYNGTLMCYGQTGAGKTFTMCGATESYQHRGLIPRSISQLFKEIEDRPEFAITCRVSYLEIYNETMFDLLSTLPESWSQLNEGQPMTISENEDGIYVKGLSCHLVQNEEEALNLLFEGETNRAIAAHTLNARSSRSHCIFTIYIETRSRVQSNARYTVSKLNFVDLAGSERLGKTKSEGKTQQEAMYINKSLTFLEQVIVALADRRREHIPFRQSKLTHCLKDSIGGSSNTLLVANIWGEAGQVEETVSTMRFAIRMMCVSSEPTINEVYDPAVLVKKLQKEINHLKNELAMHDTLTNRSLITYDPLSEQQKFEIRQQVRRYVAGNLDEIDVINLRQIQGTFEAFRDIYQQMEKDIEERLRQKYALIDRTDPSAIQAAQQAGIPITDDGQLVGEPDGQSFGVGVAPRSARAEPSSVVQLKKKEDEKKKKEKASKGTRSPVAGRTSPAASAGKGERDVKSPHTPQEREKRDEEDRTTPTSSAGGSRAEKPTRPSTPPNRAKAFEEFKQEKGSEINRILVENKEILTAKKKKYTELARAINSTKVDIDVTRSKLDQLKDDREAAGPTYNEDGDIVISEAEFLEIKKLKDLKQAYRNDFDELKNLKAEVQYCQRLVDQCRQRLIQEFDNWYAESFLNQSEDVQSSVAAGHGVRPGIFIPYNPNAMVEDEQEKFDRLQMELLMNDPDSTAFYNAQMRTQRRKTYEEAMSQSQPAYRRAPGTPTMAIRNKPPTMLQMSH; from the exons ATGTACAGCCCGTCCAAGTATAGTCGGGTGAGCTCGAACCTGAGTCAGGGTACTCAAGCCAGTCACGCGGGCAAAAGCAAGAGGGTACAGGTGTGGGCAAGGATCCGTCCTACAGCCATCTTTGCACAAGATAACCTTGAGCTGCTACCTGATGGCAAG AGTGTAAATGTGCATGTCACAAAAGATGGCCGCAAAGGCGTGGTGAACAACCAGATTCAGGACTACTCATTTAAACTTGATGGCATCTTCCATAACTCCACCCAGGATCAAGTGTTTGATACCGTGGCCTCTGGTATAGTGACCTCTGCCCTGGACGGCTATAATG gGACCTTGATGTGTTACGGTCAGACTGGTGCAGGTAAGACCTTTACCATGTGTGGTGCAACAGAGAGTTACCAGCACAGAGGACTGATTCCACGGTCTATCTCACAGCTATTCAAGGAAATCGAAGACAGACCAGAGTTTGCTATCACATGCAG AGTGTCGTACCTGGAGATATACAATGAGACGATGTTTGACCTACTTTCCACACTTCCCGAGTCCTGGAGTCAGCTGAACGAAGGTCAACCAATGACGATATCTGAGAATGAAGACGGTATTTACGTGAAGGGACTCTCGTGTCATCTGGTACAGAATGAAGAAGAGGCGCTTAATTTGCTCTTTGAG GGGGAGACAAACCGAGCCATTGCTGCGCACACACTGAATGCCAGGTCATCCCGGTCACACTGCATCTTCACAATCTACATAGAG ACTCGTTCACGAGTGCAGTCCAACGCCAGATACACGGTGTCCAAACTGAACTTTGTTGATCTGGCGGGCAGTGAAAGACTTGGAAAAACTAAG tcTGAGGGGAAAACCCAGCAAGAGGCCATGTATATCAACAAGTCATTGACCTTCCTGGAGCAAGTGATTGTGGCATTGGCAGACCGCCGCCGAGAACACATTCCATTCAGACAGTCCAAGCTGACACACTGTCTCAAAGACTCCATTGGAGGCAGCAGCAACACGCTTTTGGTCGCCAACATATGGGGTGAGGCAGGGCAGGTGGAAGAAACG GTGTCAACAATGCGGTTTGCCATCAGAATGATGTGTGTGTCCAGCGAACCCACAATCAATGAAGTGTACGACCCTGCA GTTTTGGTGAAGAAATTACAGAAAGAGATCAACCACTTGAAGAATGAGTTGGCGATGCATGACACATTG ACAAATCGTTCTCTGATTACGTATGATCCGCTCTCTGAACAACAGAAGTTTGAGATACGGCAACAGGTCCGCAGATATGTGGCTGGAAACTTGGATGAAATTGAC GTGATAAACTTACGGCAGATTCAAGGAACTTTCGAGGCATTTAGAGACATTTACCA ACAAATGGAGAAGGACATTGAGGAAAGGCTGAGACAGAAGTACGCTTTGATTGACCGCACTGACCCGTCAGCAATCCAGGCAGCCCAGCAG GCTGGTATCCCGATTACGGATGATGGACAGCTGGTGGGCGAGCCCGACGGTCAGAGTTTTGGCGTCGGCGTGGCACCAAGGTCAGCCCGTGCTGAACCCTCGTCTGTCGTTCAACTCAAGAAGAAGGAAGacgagaagaagaagaaggaaaAGGCAAGCAAGGGCACCagaag CCCGGTTGCAGGCCGTACCAGCCCGGCTGCCAGTGCGGGTAAGGGAGAGCGGGACGTCAAGAGCCCACACACCCCACAGGAGAGGGAGAAGAGGGACGAGGAGGACCGAACAACTCCCACGAGTTCTGCGGGAGGTTCACGGGCAGAGAAACCCACACGACCAAG TACCCCTCCAAACAGGGCTAAGGCATTCGAGGAATTCAAGCAAGAAAAGGGAAGCGAGATTAACAGAATCCTCGTAGAAAACAAAG AAATTCTAACTGCCAAGAAGAAGAAGTACACAGAGTTAGCGCGTGCTATTAATAGCACCAAGGTTGACATCGATGTGACGCGCTCAAAACTCGACCAACTGAAGGATGACCGAGAGGCAGCAG GTCCGACGTACAACGAGGACGGAGACATCGTCATCTCTGAGGCGGAATTCCTGGAAATCAAGAAACTGAAGGATCTGAAGCAGGCGTACAGAAACGACTTTGATGAACTCAAGAATCTTAAAGCCGAGGTCCAGTATTGCCAGCGATTGGTTGATCAGTGTCGCCAGAGGCTTATTCAAG AGTTTGACAACTGGTATGCAGAAAGCTTCTTGAACCAGTCAGAGGATGTCCAGTCCAGCGTGGCGGCTGGTCACGGCGTGAGACCTGGCATCTTCATCCCCTACAATCCCAATGCTATG GTTGAGGACGAACAAGAGAAGTTTGACCGTCTTCAGATGGAGCTGTTGATGAACGACCCAGACTCGACGGCATTCTACAACGCGCAAATGAGGACCCAACGTAGG AAAACATATGAGGAGGCCATGTCGCAATCTCAGCCTGCGTACCGCCGCGCGCCGGGCACACCGACAATGGCGATCAGAAACAAGCCACCCACCATGCTGCAGATGTCGCACTAG